In Planctomycetota bacterium, a single window of DNA contains:
- a CDS encoding glycosyltransferase yields MKILALSPFPPNTVSGNVATLKRLQEGLRDRGHDMEILDVSGPAAAERVSAALGSVRPDVVHLYHAYKAGRFAALLERRPTVLTVSGTDLNDYVADPERARVIGEALRRVPVLLTYNSSLAERVTRFFPDAAGRLRVIPKGVRLGNDPFDLRGAAEIPQGSFLFVQAGGIRPVKDNLAALDGLAPLKSHAALVFAGPILDADYGRTFAARLAAEPWARHVPFVPPSAMAAVYRQADAVLNTSRSEGLSNALIEAMACGRPVLAADIPGNRDLIRPEVTGLLYSGPEDLRRQARRLVEDADLRRRLGAAAQEFARREFSTEREVGALLSAYEAARSLNSEAEGP; encoded by the coding sequence GTGAAGATCCTGGCCTTGTCGCCCTTCCCGCCCAACACCGTCAGCGGAAACGTCGCCACGCTCAAGCGTCTGCAGGAAGGGCTCCGCGATCGCGGACACGACATGGAGATTCTCGACGTCTCCGGTCCCGCGGCGGCGGAACGCGTCTCCGCGGCCTTGGGGTCCGTCCGCCCCGACGTCGTCCATCTCTACCATGCCTACAAGGCCGGCCGGTTCGCGGCGCTTCTCGAGAGACGACCGACCGTCCTGACCGTCTCCGGAACCGATCTCAACGATTACGTCGCCGACCCCGAACGGGCGCGCGTGATCGGCGAGGCCCTCCGGCGGGTCCCGGTCCTCCTCACCTATAATTCGTCGCTGGCCGAACGCGTAACCCGCTTCTTCCCGGACGCGGCCGGCCGGCTGCGCGTGATCCCCAAGGGCGTCCGGCTCGGAAACGATCCCTTCGACCTCCGCGGAGCCGCGGAAATCCCCCAGGGCTCCTTTCTTTTCGTCCAGGCCGGCGGCATCCGGCCGGTCAAGGACAACCTGGCGGCGCTGGACGGCCTGGCTCCGCTCAAGAGCCACGCCGCGCTCGTTTTCGCGGGTCCGATTCTCGACGCCGACTACGGCCGGACGTTCGCGGCCCGCCTGGCCGCCGAGCCCTGGGCGCGCCATGTGCCTTTCGTGCCTCCCTCCGCCATGGCCGCCGTCTACCGCCAGGCCGACGCCGTCCTCAACACCTCCCGGTCGGAAGGGCTCTCCAACGCGCTCATCGAAGCGATGGCCTGCGGTCGCCCCGTCCTGGCCGCGGACATTCCGGGGAACCGTGACCTCATCCGCCCGGAGGTCACCGGCCTGCTTTACTCGGGCCCGGAGGATCTCCGCCGCCAGGCACGCCGCCTCGTCGAGGACGCCGATCTCCGCCGCCGCCTCGGCGCCGCCGCGCAGGAATTCGCCCGGCGTGAATTCTCCACGGAGCGCGAAGTCGGCGCGCTTCTTTCGGCCTATGAGGCGGCGAGGAGCTTGAACTCGGAGGCGGAGGGCCCGTAA
- a CDS encoding Uma2 family endonuclease: MTAIAARRLFSVEEYHRMAEAGIFTPHDRVELLEGEIVQMSPIGKSHAVCVDRLNRLLSERIARRGIVRIQNPVLLGGRSELLPDVALARPREDEYAGGHPQGADLLLVVEVADSTQEYDRLLKVPAYARAQVPEVWLIDLKARALEVYRDPFSEGFKTVLAVRPPQSVAPQAFPDILIEVEPLLRGL, from the coding sequence ATGACCGCAATCGCCGCCCGGCGGCTGTTTTCCGTCGAAGAGTATCATCGCATGGCCGAGGCCGGGATCTTCACGCCGCACGACCGCGTCGAACTGCTCGAGGGGGAAATCGTCCAAATGTCGCCTATCGGCAAGAGCCACGCCGTCTGCGTCGACCGCCTCAATCGACTGCTTTCGGAAAGAATTGCGCGCCGCGGCATCGTCCGCATCCAGAATCCCGTGCTGCTTGGGGGGCGTTCGGAGCTTCTTCCGGACGTGGCCTTGGCGCGACCCCGGGAAGACGAATATGCCGGCGGTCATCCGCAGGGTGCGGATCTCCTCCTCGTCGTCGAAGTGGCCGATTCAACTCAGGAGTATGATCGCCTGCTGAAGGTCCCGGCGTACGCACGAGCGCAGGTTCCGGAGGTGTGGCTGATCGATCTCAAGGCCCGCGCTCTCGAAGTCTACCGGGACCCTTTCTCCGAAGGCTTCAAAACGGTTCTCGCCGTGCGCCCCCCTCAATCCGTCGCGCCCCAGGCCTTTCCGGATATCCTCATCGAAGTCGAACCTCTTCTTCGGGGCCTTTAA
- a CDS encoding YceI family protein, which yields MKRTALWAILGALAACDAPSAPYAGSSAPAASPSAAPAADATPKGEVTYHFGTSDARTTITFESKTEITNILGKTTKVEGSATIDFEKGTGRCRLRVPAFSLKTGMDDRDRAMYGKSWLDAKQFPWIEFTADKAQIVRPSIWRVDGRFTLHGVTRDLSVEVEVKPVPDLLGKHLGEGRWVRVRTPAPFKIRLEDFNIKIPESAVATVEPVWNVSLQLFGTTAPPAGPTAAATPPSEDEDLPVRVARVPKVSEEGITGTKYVFGLKPQLTTLKAESVTDLENVTAVTTSLSGIVGLDKEKGTAQVRMRTLVSSLKTGIDKRDEHLQGPDWLDAAKNPHIEFESTRATRKDDKTWTVEGNFTFHGRTRPLKLDVEAVEIPADLVKKAHWGDKPGLRCTGQFKVKLSDYGVKIPSVALAKVNDEWTVSFSLVGLLAD from the coding sequence ATGAAACGCACGGCTCTCTGGGCGATCCTTGGCGCGCTGGCCGCCTGCGACGCGCCGAGCGCGCCCTACGCGGGTTCTTCCGCTCCGGCCGCCTCCCCTTCCGCCGCCCCGGCCGCGGATGCAACCCCCAAGGGGGAGGTTACGTACCACTTCGGGACTTCCGACGCCCGCACGACGATCACCTTCGAATCCAAAACCGAAATCACCAACATCCTCGGCAAGACCACCAAGGTCGAGGGAAGCGCCACCATCGATTTCGAAAAGGGGACCGGCCGCTGCCGGCTGCGCGTGCCTGCGTTCTCGCTCAAGACCGGCATGGATGACCGCGACCGGGCCATGTACGGGAAAAGCTGGCTCGACGCCAAGCAGTTCCCCTGGATCGAGTTCACGGCGGACAAGGCCCAAATCGTGCGCCCCTCCATCTGGCGCGTGGACGGGCGGTTCACCCTGCACGGCGTGACGCGCGACCTGTCCGTCGAAGTCGAGGTGAAGCCCGTGCCCGACCTTCTCGGAAAGCATCTCGGCGAAGGCCGCTGGGTGCGCGTCCGCACCCCGGCGCCGTTCAAGATCCGGCTCGAGGATTTCAACATCAAAATCCCGGAGAGCGCCGTGGCCACCGTCGAGCCCGTCTGGAACGTGAGCCTTCAGCTCTTCGGAACGACCGCCCCGCCCGCCGGCCCGACGGCCGCCGCCACGCCTCCCTCGGAAGACGAAGACCTGCCGGTCCGCGTCGCCCGCGTGCCGAAGGTTTCGGAAGAGGGCATCACGGGGACGAAATACGTCTTCGGCCTGAAGCCTCAGCTCACGACCCTCAAGGCGGAATCGGTCACCGACCTCGAGAATGTCACGGCGGTGACGACGTCGCTCTCCGGAATCGTAGGTTTGGACAAGGAAAAGGGAACGGCTCAGGTCCGGATGCGGACGCTCGTCTCGAGCCTCAAGACCGGCATCGACAAGCGCGATGAGCACCTCCAGGGGCCGGACTGGCTCGACGCGGCGAAGAATCCCCACATCGAGTTCGAATCCACCCGCGCGACGCGCAAGGACGACAAGACCTGGACCGTGGAGGGCAACTTTACCTTCCACGGCCGGACGCGCCCCTTGAAACTCGATGTCGAAGCGGTCGAAATTCCCGCGGACCTCGTCAAAAAGGCCCACTGGGGCGACAAGCCCGGGCTTCGCTGCACCGGCCAGTTCAAGGTGAAGCTCTCCGACTACGGAGTGAAGATTCCTTCCGTCGCCCTGGCGAAAGTCAACGACGAATGGACCGTGTCCTTCTCCCTCGTGGGACTCCTGGCGGACTGA